Proteins co-encoded in one Rhodococcus sp. PAMC28707 genomic window:
- a CDS encoding non-ribosomal peptide synthetase — protein sequence MNATNPNSGDIKSDVTPDLSAAGPARSGRSSGRDKGRRNPRTRRARVALLPDLLAAAVERSPDSSALVCGSADVSYRVLDSLSSRLARVLVGSGVVVDGFVGVALPRSVDSVVSVWGVAKSGGAVVPFDPGYPVERLERMVVDSGVRVGVTVREFVGLLPSSVEWIVLDDPAVEAVLASVSDEPVSAVDRVGRLRAESAAYVVYTSGSTGVPKGVVVTQAGLANFAVEQRDRYGLTGESRTLHFASPSFDASMLELLLAVGASSTMVVAGASVFGGVELWELLVSERVSHAFVTPAALASVDPVGLVDLRVVVVGGEAWSSELLGRWAVERGVGGGVREFFNGYGPTETTIMSNISGALVAGDVVSIGAPIRGMSAAVLDDRLRPVLGGAKGELYLWGPGVARGYHNRTGLTAGRFVANPLVEDGTRMYRTGDVVRRLPDSHDIEYVGRSDFQVKVRGFRIELGEIDAVVTSYPGVEFAVTVARSGEQGVAGATVLVSYVLPAAGSDLDVLEIRGWVKERLPRHMVPSQVVVLDELPLTPVGKLDRAALPEPAVVVRRFRGPVSESERVVAGVFEDVLEVDRVGLDDDFFELGGNSLIATQVASRLSSALGRAVSVRTLFESSTVGSLAVSVEDASEIVQRQPLTMSERPARIPLSLAQQRYWFLNQFDTSSVVDNIPIAVRLSGALDVAALQAAVADVVDRHEALRTFYPNESFGPSQSVLPAASAVPDLTPVPVRSEDVPSRVREAVTRQFDVTEAPPVFVRLYAVDQASGECNGEYVLVIVVHHISADGSSLPVLVRDVMLAYSARTAGLAPPWSPLPVHYADFALWQREVLGDESDPDSMLSTQIAYWQEHLRGVAPVMDLPTDRRRPEQQSFAGAAVRTTLTDEVHRTLVSVAHAHDASLFMVVHTALAAFLSRMSNSGDVVVGTPIAGRVDQALDGLIGMFVNTLVLRTQVDSSASFVEALADVREVDLAAFAHSDVPFERVVEAINPPRSSEYSPLFQVGFSFQNIAQESLELPDLAVRPVEFESNVAKSDLHFTVTENPARSGDSVFGIELAYATDLFDESTAQSMLDRFVRVLDAVAANPLVLIGDIALMTEPERRSMVFSADRTAYLVGESTLMSMFEERVAETPDAEAVVAEGQRLTFRQFDSRVNATARYLIELGIGPESVVALSIPRGVELLVAMYAVVKTGAAYVPLDSEHPADRNAYIVDTVTPALLVTGPGDSGDWQSTAPTVSVDEIDSSEYSGGPVGDSERTGPVRPDNTAYVIFTSGSTGKPKGVAVSHRAIVNQLQWLRASFHTGPDDVVLIHTAVTFDLSVWEYWGALAAGSAVVIAAPRSHPDPAYLLGLMRSENVTTLGVVPAMLNTLLMQAEGVLPHSIERVYAIGEELAAGLAQWFRRGNEGKLVNLYGPTEAAVSVTCHEVVPEDVGGVPIGRPVWNTGTLVLDSRMNLVPAGVGGDLYLTGVQLARGYTSRTALTAERFVADPFGPNGSRMYRTGDLARWNRDGELEYLGRSDEQVKVHGYRIELGEIESVLRTHPDVTDAAVVAREDGNSGHRLVAYVVERPDRSIDRDSLQALAAEELPSYMKPAAIVVLDRLPLNPSGKVDRRALPDPVFDKVHYKAPSSETEALVARVFADTLGTEDVGVDDDFFDLGGNSMVAVRMVGALSSAVGRDVPLPWVFGSSTPAELAARIDREPATSSAGGVTGGPLDILVTLREGSADHALFCFHPITGTAWAFAGLAPHLDADRPVFGLQSPALSGAALPTSIEDWAELYVHEIRAVQPVGPYHLLGWSMGGVIAHAVAVRLRTLGESVETLAVMDATLGTAEGRTTAMPTMVDLVGEFGGDTDRDVSDFDVQDAVDLVATLPPPFDSLTRERIEIIFDGIRHSAGLLEEYRPRRFDGDLLYFTAELDDPSGESGASTWKSAVDPERTVNYPVETTHWKMASPASLGLIGPILNKWILGGR from the coding sequence ATGAATGCGACAAACCCGAACTCGGGCGACATCAAATCCGACGTCACCCCTGATCTGTCGGCCGCTGGGCCGGCGAGATCTGGTCGATCCAGCGGGCGTGACAAGGGCAGGCGTAATCCTCGCACTCGTCGGGCGCGCGTTGCTCTGCTGCCGGATTTGTTGGCGGCGGCGGTGGAGCGGAGTCCTGATTCGTCTGCGTTGGTGTGTGGGTCTGCTGATGTGTCGTATCGGGTGTTGGATTCGTTGTCTTCGCGGTTGGCTCGGGTGTTGGTGGGTTCGGGTGTGGTGGTGGATGGGTTTGTGGGGGTGGCGTTGCCGCGGTCGGTGGATTCGGTGGTGTCGGTGTGGGGTGTGGCGAAGTCCGGTGGTGCTGTGGTGCCGTTCGATCCGGGGTATCCGGTGGAGCGGTTGGAGCGGATGGTGGTGGATTCGGGTGTGCGGGTGGGTGTGACGGTGCGGGAGTTCGTGGGGTTGTTGCCGTCGAGTGTGGAGTGGATCGTGTTGGATGATCCGGCGGTGGAGGCGGTGTTGGCGTCGGTGTCGGATGAGCCGGTGTCGGCGGTGGATCGGGTGGGTCGTTTGCGGGCGGAGTCGGCGGCGTATGTGGTGTATACGTCGGGGTCTACGGGTGTGCCGAAGGGTGTGGTGGTGACGCAGGCGGGGTTGGCGAATTTTGCGGTGGAGCAGCGTGATCGGTATGGGTTGACGGGGGAGTCTCGGACGTTGCATTTTGCGTCGCCGAGTTTCGATGCGTCGATGTTGGAGTTGTTGTTGGCGGTGGGTGCGTCGTCGACGATGGTGGTGGCGGGGGCGTCGGTGTTCGGTGGGGTGGAGTTGTGGGAGTTGTTGGTTTCGGAGCGGGTGTCGCATGCGTTTGTGACTCCGGCTGCGTTGGCGTCGGTGGATCCGGTGGGGTTGGTCGATCTTCGGGTTGTGGTGGTCGGTGGTGAGGCGTGGTCGTCTGAGTTGTTGGGTCGGTGGGCGGTCGAGCGTGGTGTCGGTGGTGGTGTTCGTGAGTTTTTCAATGGGTATGGTCCGACGGAGACGACGATCATGTCCAATATTTCGGGTGCGTTGGTGGCGGGGGATGTGGTGTCGATCGGTGCTCCGATCCGAGGGATGTCTGCCGCTGTACTCGATGATCGGCTACGTCCCGTGCTCGGCGGCGCGAAGGGTGAGTTGTACCTCTGGGGCCCCGGTGTGGCTCGGGGCTACCACAATCGCACGGGGCTCACGGCAGGACGATTCGTCGCCAATCCTCTGGTCGAGGACGGCACGCGGATGTATCGCACGGGCGATGTCGTTCGACGCCTGCCCGACTCGCACGACATCGAGTATGTGGGGCGCAGTGATTTTCAGGTGAAGGTGCGTGGTTTCCGGATCGAGTTGGGTGAGATCGATGCTGTGGTGACCTCGTATCCGGGGGTCGAGTTCGCGGTGACGGTTGCGCGTTCGGGGGAGCAGGGTGTGGCGGGTGCGACGGTGTTGGTGTCGTATGTGTTGCCTGCTGCGGGTTCTGATCTGGATGTGTTGGAGATTCGGGGGTGGGTGAAGGAGCGGTTGCCGCGTCACATGGTGCCCTCGCAGGTGGTTGTTCTCGATGAGTTGCCGTTGACTCCGGTGGGTAAGTTGGATCGTGCTGCTTTGCCGGAGCCTGCGGTTGTGGTGCGTCGGTTCCGGGGGCCGGTGTCGGAGTCGGAGCGGGTGGTGGCGGGTGTGTTCGAGGATGTGCTCGAGGTGGATCGGGTGGGGCTCGATGACGATTTCTTCGAGTTGGGTGGCAACTCACTCATCGCAACGCAGGTTGCGTCGCGATTGAGTTCGGCGCTCGGGCGCGCGGTGTCGGTCCGAACTCTGTTCGAGAGTTCGACCGTGGGATCACTCGCTGTATCGGTGGAAGATGCTTCGGAGATCGTCCAGCGGCAACCGCTGACGATGTCCGAACGCCCTGCTCGAATTCCGTTGTCCCTCGCCCAGCAACGGTATTGGTTCCTCAATCAGTTCGATACCTCGTCGGTCGTGGACAACATCCCGATCGCGGTACGGTTGTCGGGAGCTCTCGATGTCGCGGCACTTCAGGCTGCCGTCGCAGACGTCGTCGACCGGCACGAGGCGCTTCGGACCTTCTACCCGAACGAATCGTTCGGTCCTTCGCAGTCGGTACTGCCCGCGGCGAGCGCCGTTCCCGACCTGACGCCGGTCCCGGTGAGATCCGAGGACGTCCCTTCTCGTGTGCGCGAGGCAGTGACGAGGCAATTCGACGTCACCGAGGCGCCACCGGTATTTGTCAGGCTGTATGCCGTCGACCAGGCGAGCGGGGAGTGCAACGGCGAGTACGTGCTGGTGATCGTCGTACATCACATCAGTGCCGACGGATCCTCTCTCCCCGTGCTCGTGCGAGACGTCATGCTGGCATATTCGGCCCGCACCGCCGGCCTTGCTCCGCCGTGGTCCCCGTTGCCGGTGCACTACGCCGACTTCGCGCTGTGGCAGCGCGAAGTGCTCGGCGACGAGTCCGACCCCGACTCGATGCTCAGTACACAGATCGCATACTGGCAGGAGCATTTACGCGGAGTGGCTCCCGTGATGGACCTGCCTACCGATCGGCGCCGACCCGAACAGCAGTCGTTTGCCGGCGCGGCAGTGCGTACGACCCTCACCGACGAGGTGCACCGAACGCTCGTGAGTGTCGCGCATGCGCACGACGCTTCACTGTTCATGGTCGTCCACACGGCTTTGGCAGCATTCCTGAGTCGGATGAGCAACTCCGGCGACGTCGTCGTGGGTACTCCCATTGCAGGTCGTGTCGATCAAGCGCTGGACGGACTCATCGGGATGTTCGTCAACACCCTCGTGCTCCGGACTCAGGTCGACTCGAGTGCCAGTTTCGTGGAGGCGCTCGCCGACGTACGGGAAGTGGATCTCGCGGCATTCGCGCATTCGGATGTGCCCTTCGAGCGCGTCGTCGAAGCCATCAATCCACCACGATCCTCCGAATACAGCCCACTCTTTCAGGTCGGCTTCTCGTTTCAGAACATCGCACAGGAGTCGCTCGAGCTTCCGGATCTGGCCGTTCGGCCGGTCGAATTCGAATCGAACGTTGCCAAGTCCGATCTGCACTTCACTGTCACCGAAAATCCGGCACGCAGTGGCGATTCTGTGTTCGGTATCGAACTGGCATATGCCACAGATCTTTTCGACGAGAGTACGGCGCAATCGATGCTCGATCGATTCGTACGCGTCCTCGACGCCGTGGCCGCAAATCCCCTGGTGCTGATCGGCGACATCGCACTGATGACCGAGCCCGAACGTCGATCGATGGTGTTCTCCGCTGATCGGACGGCGTATCTGGTGGGTGAGTCGACGTTGATGTCGATGTTCGAGGAGAGAGTAGCCGAAACCCCGGACGCCGAAGCTGTTGTTGCCGAAGGGCAACGATTGACGTTCCGGCAGTTCGACTCGCGGGTCAACGCGACAGCGCGATACCTGATCGAACTAGGGATCGGACCGGAGTCCGTTGTGGCACTGTCTATTCCGCGAGGTGTCGAGCTGTTGGTAGCGATGTATGCGGTAGTCAAGACCGGTGCCGCCTACGTTCCTCTCGATAGTGAGCATCCGGCCGATCGCAATGCCTACATTGTCGATACCGTCACGCCTGCGCTTCTCGTCACCGGTCCGGGTGACAGCGGGGACTGGCAGAGTACGGCGCCGACGGTGTCGGTGGACGAGATCGACTCCTCCGAGTACTCCGGCGGCCCCGTCGGTGACTCCGAGCGGACCGGGCCGGTGCGACCGGACAACACGGCTTACGTTATTTTCACCTCGGGGTCGACCGGAAAGCCCAAGGGAGTGGCGGTCTCCCACCGAGCGATCGTCAATCAGTTGCAATGGCTGCGTGCCAGCTTCCATACCGGTCCCGACGATGTGGTGCTGATACACACGGCGGTGACGTTCGATCTGTCCGTGTGGGAATACTGGGGTGCGCTCGCTGCAGGAAGCGCGGTGGTCATCGCTGCGCCTCGATCACATCCGGATCCTGCTTATCTCCTCGGCTTGATGCGTTCGGAGAATGTGACGACCCTCGGCGTGGTGCCGGCGATGCTGAACACACTTCTGATGCAGGCCGAAGGTGTACTGCCCCACTCCATCGAGCGCGTTTACGCCATCGGGGAGGAACTCGCCGCAGGGCTCGCCCAATGGTTCCGCCGAGGCAACGAGGGGAAGCTCGTCAATCTCTACGGACCGACCGAAGCCGCGGTGTCGGTGACCTGTCACGAGGTGGTGCCGGAAGATGTCGGCGGCGTGCCGATCGGCCGTCCGGTGTGGAACACCGGCACTCTCGTCCTGGATTCCCGAATGAACCTCGTTCCGGCCGGGGTCGGCGGAGATCTGTACCTCACCGGGGTCCAATTGGCGCGCGGCTACACCTCACGAACGGCACTGACCGCGGAGCGTTTCGTTGCCGATCCGTTCGGACCGAACGGGTCTCGAATGTACCGAACCGGTGATCTCGCCCGATGGAATCGCGATGGTGAGCTCGAGTACCTCGGTCGATCGGACGAGCAGGTGAAGGTGCACGGCTACCGCATCGAGCTGGGCGAGATCGAATCGGTTCTTCGCACTCACCCGGACGTGACCGACGCCGCCGTCGTCGCACGTGAGGACGGAAACTCGGGTCACCGGCTGGTGGCATACGTCGTTGAGCGTCCAGATCGGTCGATCGATCGAGATTCGCTGCAGGCGCTGGCAGCCGAAGAGTTGCCGTCGTACATGAAGCCCGCAGCCATTGTGGTTCTCGATCGACTTCCGTTGAATCCGAGCGGCAAGGTGGATCGTCGGGCCCTTCCCGATCCCGTATTCGACAAGGTGCACTACAAGGCACCGAGCAGTGAGACCGAAGCTCTGGTTGCACGGGTGTTCGCCGATACTCTGGGCACCGAGGACGTCGGCGTGGACGACGACTTCTTCGATCTCGGTGGCAACTCGATGGTGGCCGTCCGAATGGTGGGCGCGCTGAGTTCGGCGGTCGGTCGCGATGTACCTCTTCCCTGGGTTTTCGGAAGTTCGACACCCGCAGAGCTGGCCGCACGCATCGACCGCGAACCGGCGACGTCGAGTGCTGGAGGCGTTACCGGTGGACCACTCGACATTCTCGTCACACTCCGTGAGGGAAGCGCGGACCACGCGCTCTTCTGTTTCCATCCGATCACCGGTACCGCGTGGGCGTTCGCAGGATTGGCACCGCATCTCGATGCCGATCGGCCGGTCTTTGGTCTGCAATCTCCCGCGCTGTCCGGTGCCGCACTCCCGACCTCGATCGAGGACTGGGCCGAGCTGTACGTGCACGAGATTCGCGCCGTTCAGCCGGTCGGGCCCTACCACCTGCTCGGATGGTCGATGGGTGGTGTGATCGCGCACGCAGTTGCGGTTCGGCTTCGTACTCTGGGGGAGAGCGTCGAGACGCTCGCCGTGATGGATGCGACCCTCGGTACGGCCGAGGGTCGTACGACGGCGATGCCGACAATGGTCGATCTCGTCGGTGAGTTCGGTGGCGATACAGACCGCGATGTCTCCGATTTCGACGTACAGGACGCAGTCGATCTGGTTGCGACCCTGCCGCCGCCTTTCGACTCGTTGACCAGAGAACGGATCGAGATCATTTTCGACGGGATTCGGCACTCCGCCGGACTCCTGGAGGAGTATCGACCGAGGAGGTTCGACGGGGATCTGCTGTACTTCACCGCCGAGCTCGACGACCCCTCGGGCGAGTCGGGCGCGTCTACCTGGAAATCGGCTGTCGACCCCGAACGCACGGTCAACTATCCAGTGGAGACGACACACTGGAAGATGGCCTCGCCCGCATCGTTGGGATTGATCGGACCGATTCTGAACAAGTGGATCCTCGGCGGTCGCTGA